The following is a genomic window from Burkholderia cepacia ATCC 25416.
TCGAGCGGCTGCGCGACGCGCTCGACACGCTGAGCGGCTACGACGAAACGTGGCTGCAGGTGCTGGAACCGGCCGAAGCGCTGTTCCGGGATATCGGGCGCGGCAGGCGCCCGCTGCACTGAACCGACGGTCGGCGCGATACGCGCGCCACCAATGAAAACAGCCCGTCGTTCCGCTATCCGGAACGACGGGCTGTTCGTACTTCAGGGGACGGATCAGGCCGCCAACGCGGCCGCACCGACCGAACCACCATTAACGACCCTTGTAGATCGGCGCGTCGTCAGCGATGCGCTTGACTTGCCAGCCGGTCTTGGCCTTGGCCGGTGCGCCGGATTCTTGCGCGGCAGCCGGTTGTGCGCCATAGCCGGTCGTGTCGGCAGCGGCAACGTTCTGTTGCGGGTTCAGGCGGGCTTCAGCGGCCTGAATGCTTTCCGGGTAGTTCGTACGGTCGCTGCCCAGCTTGTAGCCGGCCTGCTGGACGGCAACCAGATCGGCCTTCACCTGTGCACGGGTGACGGGCGCATTCTGTTGGGCGAACGAGACGGCGGGAACGGCGAGAACGGCAGCTGCGGCGAACGTTGCGATCAGCGATTTCATGATTACCTCCGGGATTTTTTTGCTCCGCCGCACACACCATGTCTGCAGCGATGGAACAGAGTTTAGTCCCGGGAACACCTAGGGAAAACCATGAAAGAACGAAAACACTGTTTCCCCGGAGCCAACAATGTCGGCATCCGGGATAGAAAAACCCTATTCAAAGAATAGATTTTCGCAACAATGCCGCCCCCTGCC
Proteins encoded in this region:
- a CDS encoding DUF4148 domain-containing protein translates to MKSLIATFAAAAVLAVPAVSFAQQNAPVTRAQVKADLVAVQQAGYKLGSDRTNYPESIQAAEARLNPQQNVAAADTTGYGAQPAAAQESGAPAKAKTGWQVKRIADDAPIYKGR